The nucleotide window TCCACCTCGCGGAAGGGCAGCGCGGCGTTGCGGTCCTGCAGGGCGCCGAGCGTCTCGCGCCAGGTCGCCTCGGGGTCCTGGGGAAACAGCGCCTCCACCGTGGACAGCAGCTGCCCCGCCTTGAGCGCGCCGCCCTTGAGGTCGCCGAGGACCCGGGCGGTACGGGCGGCGTTGCGCTCCCGCAGCCCGGCAGCCACGGCCGCGGGGTCCTGGCCGGCGGCCCGTCGTACGACGCCCTCGACGGCCAGCCCGGCGGCGCCGGCCGGAAGGGACAGCAGGCTGGTCGTGCGCCGCAGCCGGGAGATGGGCAGAGCGGTCACGGGAGCATCCGTGCCCGCGGGACGGTCAGGTCAGACGGCGCAGGAGTCGCCGTCGCAGCCCGGACCCGCGGCGCCGGTGGTGACCAGCTGCACCGGGCGGCTCTCCTCCCACGCCTTGTCGAGCAGGGCGCGCAGGACGTCGGCGGGTTGGGCGCCGGAGACGCCGTAGGTCCGGTCGACGACGAAGAACGGGACCCCGCTGATGCCGAAGCGCTGCGCGTCGCGCTCGTCGGCGCGCACCTCGTCGGCGTAGCGGCCGTCGGCCAGCACGGCCCGTGCCTCGTCGGCGTCCAGCCCGGCCTCGGCGACCAGGCGGACCAGCGTCTCCGCGTCGCCGATCGGCTCGCCCTCGGTGAAGGTGGCGAGCAGCAGGCGCTCCTTGACCGCGTCCTGCAGACCGCGCTCGGCGGCCAGGTGCAGCAGCCGGTGCGCGTCGAAGGTGTTGCCGACCCGGGCGCGGTCGAAGCGGAAGTCCAGCCCCTCCTGGGCGGCGTTGGCCGTCATCGTGTCGATCATCT belongs to Mycobacteriales bacterium and includes:
- a CDS encoding DsbA family oxidoreductase; translated protein: MRVEIWSDVVCPWCYIGKRRFEQALAAFPHRDEVEVVWRAFELDGQAPPERVGDYAEMLAAKYGCSVEHGQEMIDTMTANAAQEGLDFRFDRARVGNTFDAHRLLHLAAERGLQDAVKERLLLATFTEGEPIGDAETLVRLVAEAGLDADEARAVLADGRYADEVRADERDAQRFGISGVPFFVVDRTYGVSGAQPADVLRALLDKAWEESRPVQLVTTGAAGPGCDGDSCAV